A genomic region of uncultured Paludibaculum sp. contains the following coding sequences:
- a CDS encoding MFS transporter: protein MGPLTRGSLIGRQPAMRIRHLRWYIAALLFAASMINYIDRQALSVVAPILTRELHLSPTQYAGILQWFLVAYTITYVINGWVVDRWGTRRSMAVFMAWWSASNMAHALASGVASLSVFRCLLGMGESGSFMASIKVASEWYPAKDRAVVNGLVNAGAAAGAVVAPPLVVWLATQYGWRFGFVATGALGFLWLVAWLLLYELPERHTRITPEELALIQQPVPAAVPTTGYFQLLAQRETWALLGARFLSDPVWWFYLFWLPKYLVEQRGFTMLQMGVLAWLPYLAADLGSIAGGIASGALIQRGWAAPRARRAVMLPCSLLMPLSIAVALVPSSTVAIALICVVLFAHMAWRTNLTTMTNDLYPRTVVGSVSGLIAFGTGLGGALFTNLTGHLVESYSYTSVFYIMGFLHPAALVLIVVLLKKRAE from the coding sequence GTGGGTCCGCTCACCCGTGGAAGCCTGATCGGGCGCCAACCCGCCATGCGCATCCGGCATCTGCGTTGGTACATCGCCGCGCTCCTGTTCGCCGCCTCGATGATCAACTACATCGACCGCCAGGCGCTCTCCGTCGTCGCGCCCATCCTCACGCGCGAACTGCACCTCTCGCCCACCCAGTACGCGGGTATCCTGCAGTGGTTTCTGGTGGCCTACACCATCACCTACGTCATCAATGGCTGGGTGGTCGACCGCTGGGGTACGCGCCGCTCCATGGCCGTGTTCATGGCGTGGTGGTCGGCCAGCAACATGGCTCACGCCCTGGCGTCGGGTGTAGCGTCCCTATCCGTGTTCCGCTGCCTGCTGGGCATGGGCGAATCCGGCAGCTTCATGGCGTCCATCAAAGTCGCCTCCGAATGGTACCCAGCCAAAGACCGCGCCGTAGTCAACGGTCTTGTGAACGCCGGAGCCGCGGCCGGCGCCGTGGTCGCTCCGCCCTTGGTGGTCTGGTTGGCAACCCAATACGGCTGGCGCTTCGGGTTCGTCGCCACAGGTGCTTTAGGCTTCCTTTGGCTCGTAGCCTGGCTGCTTCTCTACGAACTCCCTGAGCGCCACACTCGCATCACGCCCGAGGAACTGGCCCTCATCCAGCAGCCTGTGCCCGCCGCCGTACCCACGACCGGCTACTTCCAACTACTGGCCCAACGCGAGACCTGGGCCCTGTTGGGCGCGCGTTTCCTCTCTGACCCCGTCTGGTGGTTCTATCTCTTCTGGCTGCCCAAATATCTGGTGGAGCAACGCGGTTTCACCATGCTGCAGATGGGCGTGCTGGCCTGGCTGCCATACCTCGCCGCCGACCTCGGCTCCATCGCCGGCGGCATCGCCTCCGGAGCCCTCATCCAGCGCGGTTGGGCCGCCCCGCGCGCGCGCCGCGCCGTCATGTTGCCTTGCTCTCTGTTGATGCCCCTCAGCATCGCCGTCGCGCTGGTCCCCTCCTCCACCGTGGCCATCGCCCTCATCTGCGTGGTCCTGTTCGCGCACATGGCCTGGCGCACCAATCTGACGACAATGACGAATGACCTCTACCCCCGCACCGTCGTCGGGTCCGTCTCGGGATTGATCGCCTTCGGCACCGGACTCGGCGGCGCGCTCTTCACAAATCTCACCGGGCATCTCGTCGAGAGTTACTCTTACACCTCGGTCTTCTACATCATGGGATTCCTGCATCCCGCCGCACTGGTGCTGATCGTTGTACTTCTGAAGAAGAGGGCCGAATGA
- a CDS encoding dihydrodipicolinate synthase family protein, whose protein sequence is MPTLAGVFPILATTFRDDGSLDLDSQLSLVRHLLAAGAHGLGLFGNASEGYALTAAERQAVLQAVVREVDGRVPLVVSSGHTGTAAAVELSRQAEDMGASGLMVLPPYLMKTDADGLLHYYSEVGSAVRIPVMVQDAPLMTQVVMPPALLARIAAEAPNVCYAKVEAPPTAPKTTAVRKASGGAVTVFGGLNGQFMIEEMQRGARGVMPGSDLTAQYVAIWSAMESGDVHEAWRVFTQALPLIRFELQPGLGVSAMKHNLKAQGIIASTFVRHPTSSLTPESLDELEFLREWVRSPVEA, encoded by the coding sequence ATGCCGACGCTTGCTGGGGTTTTCCCCATCCTTGCTACCACGTTCCGCGACGACGGTTCGTTGGATCTCGACAGCCAACTGAGCCTGGTGCGCCACCTGTTGGCCGCCGGCGCACACGGCCTTGGGCTATTCGGTAACGCCAGCGAGGGCTACGCGCTCACCGCGGCCGAGCGCCAGGCCGTCCTGCAAGCGGTTGTTCGCGAAGTCGATGGCCGCGTCCCGCTGGTAGTGAGTTCCGGCCACACCGGCACCGCCGCCGCTGTGGAGCTGAGCAGGCAGGCCGAGGACATGGGCGCCTCGGGCCTGATGGTGCTGCCACCCTACCTCATGAAGACCGACGCGGACGGGTTATTGCACTACTACAGCGAGGTGGGTTCCGCCGTGCGGATCCCTGTCATGGTCCAGGACGCGCCATTGATGACGCAGGTCGTCATGCCGCCCGCATTGCTGGCCCGCATCGCGGCCGAGGCCCCCAACGTCTGCTACGCCAAGGTGGAAGCGCCGCCCACGGCGCCCAAGACCACGGCTGTACGGAAGGCCAGCGGCGGCGCGGTCACGGTCTTCGGCGGCCTGAACGGACAGTTCATGATCGAAGAGATGCAACGCGGCGCTCGCGGCGTCATGCCCGGCAGCGACCTGACAGCGCAGTACGTCGCCATCTGGAGCGCCATGGAAAGCGGTGACGTCCACGAAGCCTGGCGAGTGTTCACGCAGGCTCTGCCGCTCATCCGGTTTGAACTCCAGCCGGGCCTCGGCGTCTCGGCCATGAAACACAACCTGAAGGCGCAGGGCATCATCGCCAGCACCTTCGTCCGCCACCCCACCTCGTCCCTCACCCCTGAGAGCCTGGACGAACTGGAGTTCCTGCGCGAGTGGGTCCGCTCACCCGTGGAAGCCTGA
- a CDS encoding matrixin family metalloprotease, giving the protein MPQKTIEPFPAVKAARAISKGQEDPGFQPVQEYLQRFGYLRANSFQTNRLDDATAEALAQFQQMHGLAKTGAFDEQTRAAMATHRCGMPDLTSGVAFSIRCSWPNPNLTFAFEDGTNDIGGAGEFQAVRNALATWAAAAPLTFTEVARHQNPDVAVDWRPANDPDHSMVGGVLAHADFPPGCSIITDGLPKPLHFDDSENQWVVGAVSGGFDVETVALHEFGHILGLQHSNVAGSVMFPTVSSNFTKRALTADDLGGIHQLYPAGIPAPGTYTIRQKSNNRFLDAHEIADKDFRLVTRPAQNNNTQRWELASVGAVYAIRQKNSGRFLDAHDSADHDFRLVTRTAQNNASQRWVVVPAGDGSFTIRELANLRFVDAHEIEGEDFRLVTRPAQNNNTQRWLLGNVGTNLFTIQQKSNNRFVDAHEVAANDFSVVTRPAQNNDTQRWIFGQVGAVYTIRQKNNGRFVDAHEVAANDFSVVTRPAQNNDTQRWVVMLAGDGSFTIQQLSGGRFVDAHDSAANDFSVVTRTAQNNDSQRWLFDKV; this is encoded by the coding sequence ATGCCTCAGAAGACAATCGAACCGTTTCCCGCCGTCAAAGCGGCCCGCGCGATTTCGAAGGGTCAGGAAGACCCAGGGTTCCAGCCGGTGCAGGAGTATCTGCAGCGTTTCGGGTACCTGCGGGCCAACTCGTTCCAGACCAACCGGCTTGACGACGCGACGGCGGAAGCGTTAGCGCAATTCCAGCAGATGCACGGCCTTGCCAAGACCGGCGCGTTCGACGAGCAGACCCGTGCGGCCATGGCCACGCACCGGTGCGGCATGCCGGATCTGACCTCCGGGGTGGCGTTCAGCATTCGCTGTTCCTGGCCGAATCCGAACCTCACATTCGCCTTCGAGGACGGCACGAACGACATCGGCGGGGCCGGCGAGTTCCAGGCCGTCCGCAACGCGCTGGCCACTTGGGCTGCCGCGGCGCCGCTGACCTTCACGGAGGTGGCGCGGCATCAAAACCCCGACGTCGCTGTTGACTGGCGGCCGGCCAACGACCCCGATCACTCAATGGTGGGGGGTGTGCTCGCTCATGCCGACTTTCCTCCGGGCTGCAGTATCATCACAGACGGCTTGCCCAAGCCTCTCCACTTCGACGATTCCGAAAACCAGTGGGTGGTCGGGGCGGTCAGCGGTGGCTTCGATGTCGAGACGGTTGCGTTGCACGAGTTTGGCCACATCCTGGGCTTGCAACACTCGAACGTCGCCGGATCGGTGATGTTCCCCACGGTTTCGTCGAACTTCACAAAGCGGGCGTTGACCGCGGACGACCTCGGAGGGATCCACCAGCTCTATCCCGCGGGTATTCCGGCACCCGGCACCTATACGATTCGCCAGAAGAGCAACAACCGATTCCTGGACGCGCACGAGATCGCGGACAAAGACTTCCGTCTGGTCACGCGCCCCGCCCAGAACAACAACACGCAACGCTGGGAACTGGCGTCCGTGGGCGCCGTCTATGCCATCCGTCAGAAGAACAGCGGCCGGTTCCTGGACGCGCACGACAGTGCCGACCACGATTTCCGCCTGGTCACCCGGACGGCGCAGAACAATGCCAGTCAGCGATGGGTAGTGGTGCCGGCGGGCGATGGCAGCTTCACGATCCGAGAACTTGCCAATCTCCGGTTTGTGGACGCTCACGAAATCGAAGGCGAAGACTTCCGCCTGGTGACGCGCCCAGCCCAAAACAACAACACGCAACGCTGGCTGCTTGGCAACGTGGGCACGAACCTGTTCACCATCCAGCAGAAGAGCAATAACCGCTTCGTGGACGCCCACGAGGTGGCGGCGAACGACTTCTCGGTTGTCACCCGGCCAGCCCAGAACAACGACACCCAGCGCTGGATCTTCGGTCAGGTGGGTGCCGTCTACACGATTCGCCAGAAGAATAACGGGCGGTTCGTGGACGCCCACGAAGTCGCCGCGAACGACTTCTCGGTGGTCACTCGCCCAGCTCAGAACAACGACACGCAACGCTGGGTGGTAATGTTGGCCGGCGATGGGAGCTTCACGATCCAGCAGTTGAGTGGGGGCCGCTTCGTGGACGCCCATGATTCGGCCGCGAATGACTTCTCGGTGGTCACGCGCACTGCCCAGAACAACGACAGCCAACGCTGGCTCTTCGATAAGGTCTAG
- a CDS encoding serine hydrolase — MDLDRLDQAFRYTATTSQHGGLLVVRHGWLLYERYFGRAARDVTPNMYSIGKTVTSLCCGIMLDEHRNRLPKGLDQAVFAEPYLPEAFPLADARQSGIKLGHLLTMTSGMREGNSGIVRGEFVKLDAQPPAVRLDQDQAALRAPMWTDAGGGYSYTSQGVHVASILLRHITGMELQAHFEQKIAKPVGFGGWGYAMDTAAGRLPHTPGGAGVALRATDALRYGYLMLREGNWMGKQLVPREYMSLCRRPSPYNPHSPYSLQFEVNADGHVFGAPSDTFFKSGAGGFCLYVVPSLDLIVYKLASVTRPGAASPAPYDLGFGGTAGKSDESRDKWAPPPADQFHDGPINGDAGTRRTLEMVIAAIVG; from the coding sequence ATGGACCTCGACCGGCTCGACCAAGCTTTCCGATACACCGCCACCACCAGCCAGCACGGCGGGCTGCTGGTGGTTCGGCACGGATGGCTTCTCTACGAGCGCTACTTCGGACGCGCCGCCCGAGACGTCACGCCGAACATGTACTCCATCGGCAAGACCGTTACCAGCCTCTGCTGCGGCATCATGCTCGACGAGCACCGGAACCGCCTTCCTAAAGGCCTCGACCAGGCAGTCTTCGCCGAGCCCTATTTGCCCGAGGCGTTCCCACTGGCGGACGCGCGGCAGTCCGGCATCAAGCTCGGCCATCTGTTGACCATGACCTCCGGCATGCGCGAGGGGAACTCCGGCATTGTGCGTGGAGAGTTCGTCAAGCTGGACGCTCAGCCTCCAGCCGTGCGGCTCGATCAGGACCAGGCAGCGCTGAGGGCGCCCATGTGGACCGACGCCGGCGGCGGCTACAGCTACACTTCCCAGGGCGTGCATGTCGCCTCCATCCTGCTGCGCCACATCACCGGCATGGAGCTGCAGGCCCACTTCGAACAGAAGATCGCAAAGCCCGTAGGCTTCGGCGGCTGGGGCTACGCCATGGACACCGCCGCAGGCCGTCTGCCACACACGCCTGGCGGAGCGGGCGTAGCTTTGCGTGCTACCGACGCCCTGCGCTACGGCTATCTCATGCTGCGCGAGGGCAACTGGATGGGCAAGCAGCTTGTCCCCCGTGAGTACATGAGCTTGTGCCGGCGGCCGTCACCCTACAATCCTCACTCCCCCTACAGCCTGCAATTCGAGGTGAACGCCGACGGCCACGTGTTTGGCGCGCCCAGCGACACGTTCTTCAAGTCCGGCGCGGGCGGCTTCTGCCTCTACGTTGTCCCGTCGCTAGATCTCATCGTCTACAAACTGGCCTCCGTGACCAGGCCCGGCGCCGCCAGCCCTGCTCCCTACGATCTCGGGTTCGGGGGTACCGCCGGCAAGTCCGATGAGTCGCGCGACAAGTGGGCGCCACCCCCTGCCGACCAGTTTCACGACGGACCCATCAACGGCGATGCCGGAACGCGGCGGACGCTGGAGATGGTGATTGCCGCCATCGTTGGCTGA
- a CDS encoding L-rhamnose mutarotase, with protein MTRYGMVIGLKPEAEQQYREHHAAVWPEVLEMIRQCNIRNYSIYLRDGMLYSYFEYYGKDFEADMARMAADPATQRWWALMMPMQSPLPGRKEGSWWAEMEEVFHLD; from the coding sequence ATGACACGCTACGGAATGGTGATTGGATTGAAGCCGGAGGCTGAACAGCAGTACAGAGAGCACCACGCCGCCGTCTGGCCGGAGGTCCTCGAGATGATCCGGCAGTGCAACATCCGTAACTACTCCATCTACCTGCGGGACGGCATGCTTTACAGCTACTTCGAGTACTACGGCAAGGACTTCGAAGCGGACATGGCCAGAATGGCCGCCGACCCGGCCACGCAGAGATGGTGGGCACTCATGATGCCCATGCAGAGCCCTCTGCCCGGCCGGAAGGAAGGATCGTGGTGGGCCGAGATGGAGGAGGTCTTCCACCTTGACTGA
- a CDS encoding uroporphyrinogen decarboxylase family protein: protein MHQTENCLLKLDRMNKALRHQEPDRVPVSDFFWGGFLQRWREELGLSAGTDIYRYYDLDWQVVSPNMDPHIRPFEILNDDATEVTVRTGFGATIRKKFDQAMPAFLAFETSTIEEMASFQFDDAFDERRYLRQGDDQINGVGDGFARDIAPFVDRIAAIYEDFPVFGSVCEAHEMLWRIIGSENVMLWMGLYPDAIARFVERLHEFNLGLLRAQIQAAQGRLAGIVIWGDVAYKKGMLFSPAFWRQHFKPGVKAMIDECHSHGLPVIYHGCGNVSRIFEDFIEIGVDAYNPLEAKAGLDVVELRRRYGHGIGFCGNMDVQLWAAGSREALRAAVLTKLNAAKGGGFIFQSDHSVPSNVPGESYDYVVQLVRSHGVYPLRLDEFDLADVY, encoded by the coding sequence ATGCATCAAACTGAGAACTGTCTATTGAAGCTCGACCGGATGAACAAGGCCCTGCGGCATCAGGAGCCCGACCGCGTCCCGGTGAGCGACTTCTTCTGGGGCGGCTTCCTACAGCGTTGGCGAGAGGAACTCGGACTGTCCGCGGGCACCGACATCTACCGCTACTACGATCTCGACTGGCAAGTGGTGAGCCCGAATATGGACCCGCACATCCGGCCGTTCGAGATCCTGAACGACGACGCGACCGAGGTGACCGTCCGCACCGGATTCGGCGCAACGATCCGGAAGAAATTCGACCAGGCGATGCCCGCGTTCCTCGCCTTTGAGACCAGCACCATTGAGGAGATGGCGTCGTTCCAGTTCGACGACGCGTTTGATGAACGGCGCTATCTCCGCCAAGGTGATGATCAGATCAACGGCGTGGGCGACGGCTTCGCGCGCGACATCGCTCCTTTCGTCGATCGTATCGCCGCGATCTACGAAGACTTCCCGGTTTTCGGCTCAGTCTGCGAAGCGCACGAGATGTTGTGGCGCATCATCGGGTCGGAGAACGTCATGCTCTGGATGGGGTTGTACCCGGATGCCATTGCGCGGTTTGTTGAGCGCCTGCACGAGTTCAATCTGGGCCTGCTGCGGGCACAGATCCAGGCTGCCCAGGGGAGACTGGCGGGCATCGTGATCTGGGGCGACGTCGCTTACAAGAAGGGCATGCTGTTCTCGCCGGCGTTCTGGCGGCAGCACTTCAAACCGGGCGTCAAGGCGATGATCGACGAATGCCACAGCCATGGCCTGCCGGTCATCTATCACGGCTGCGGTAACGTCAGCCGGATCTTCGAGGACTTCATTGAGATTGGGGTGGACGCTTACAATCCACTGGAGGCAAAGGCGGGGCTCGACGTGGTGGAGCTGCGGCGCAGGTACGGTCACGGTATTGGCTTCTGCGGCAACATGGACGTGCAATTGTGGGCGGCCGGCAGCAGGGAGGCGTTGCGGGCCGCGGTACTCACCAAACTCAATGCGGCCAAGGGTGGCGGCTTCATCTTCCAGTCGGATCACTCGGTGCCCTCCAACGTACCCGGCGAGAGTTACGACTACGTGGTCCAGTTGGTGCGCAGTCACGGGGTCTACCCTCTCCGGCTCGACGAGTTCGACCTGGCCGATGTCTATTGA
- a CDS encoding alpha-L-fucosidase — translation MMQRRTFCALPLAVPSSFSSQSGTPAGDPGAPSAAIERWKDHRFGMFIHWGPVSIVGTEIGWSRGGERRGRPETKTGDVPVEVYDNLYRKFNPVKFNADEWVQLARDAGMKYLVFTTKHHDGFCNFDTKLTDYRVTSPRCPYGKDIVRMLSDACRRGGLDWGVYYSQPDWHHPDYRNGPAHAKYIEYLHGQVRELLTGYGPTRMWFFDGLGGKAEDWDAPRLLRMMRQLEPELVINNRAGLPADNDTPEQRIGLFQNKRPWETCATVGRQWAYKPDDTLRSTEECLRGLVCCAIGDGNLLFNVGPRPDGLIEPSHAARLREMGTFLKRYGESIYATRGGPFIAPDEKRRPAHAEGFALAEGSWWGGSTHKGNSIYLHILRWPSDSIELPAIPLKIVRHSILSGTGQADVKQTAASIRVSVPAGQRGAVDTIVKLELDGDAGTIPAR, via the coding sequence ATGATGCAACGTCGAACGTTCTGCGCTCTACCCCTGGCAGTTCCCAGTTCATTCTCGTCTCAAAGTGGGACCCCTGCTGGAGACCCTGGCGCCCCATCGGCAGCGATCGAGCGCTGGAAAGACCACCGCTTTGGGATGTTCATCCATTGGGGCCCGGTGAGCATCGTGGGCACGGAGATCGGCTGGTCCCGAGGCGGTGAGCGACGCGGCCGTCCGGAGACCAAAACTGGCGATGTCCCCGTGGAGGTCTACGACAACCTGTACCGCAAGTTCAACCCCGTCAAATTCAACGCGGACGAGTGGGTCCAACTGGCCAGGGACGCGGGCATGAAGTACCTAGTGTTCACGACGAAACACCACGATGGCTTCTGCAACTTCGACACAAAGCTCACCGACTACAGAGTCACCAGCCCGCGCTGCCCTTATGGGAAGGACATCGTCCGCATGCTCTCCGATGCCTGCCGGCGTGGCGGCCTCGACTGGGGCGTCTACTATTCGCAGCCCGACTGGCACCATCCCGACTACCGCAATGGGCCGGCTCATGCAAAGTACATCGAATATCTGCACGGGCAGGTCCGCGAGTTGCTCACGGGCTATGGCCCGACGAGGATGTGGTTCTTCGACGGACTCGGCGGCAAGGCTGAGGATTGGGATGCTCCGCGCCTGTTGCGGATGATGCGCCAACTGGAGCCGGAACTGGTCATCAACAACCGCGCCGGTCTGCCCGCCGACAACGACACACCGGAGCAGCGCATCGGCCTATTCCAGAACAAGCGGCCCTGGGAGACTTGCGCCACCGTGGGCCGGCAGTGGGCCTATAAGCCGGACGACACTCTGCGCTCCACGGAGGAGTGCCTGCGCGGTTTGGTGTGTTGCGCCATCGGAGACGGCAACCTCCTCTTCAACGTTGGGCCGAGGCCGGACGGACTCATTGAGCCGTCCCATGCAGCGCGGCTGCGTGAGATGGGCACATTCCTGAAGAGGTACGGCGAGAGCATCTACGCCACCCGCGGAGGCCCCTTCATTGCGCCCGACGAGAAGAGGCGTCCGGCCCACGCCGAGGGCTTCGCGCTGGCCGAAGGTAGTTGGTGGGGCGGCAGCACACACAAGGGGAATTCCATCTACCTGCACATCCTGCGCTGGCCCTCCGACAGCATCGAGCTCCCCGCCATTCCGCTGAAGATCGTGCGGCACAGCATCCTCTCCGGCACAGGCCAGGCGGACGTGAAACAGACCGCCGCGAGCATTCGTGTCAGCGTGCCGGCCGGGCAACGAGGCGCGGTGGACACCATCGTCAAGCTCGAACTCGATGGCGACGCGGGCACCATCCCAGCTCGATAG